DNA sequence from the Schistocerca serialis cubense isolate TAMUIC-IGC-003099 chromosome 9, iqSchSeri2.2, whole genome shotgun sequence genome:
GCGGCATGCAGGGAGTGTGGGCGGCTGGGCAGGCGGTGATGTTTGGTGGTGTCCCACAGGAGACGTGTTTCCCCTGAGGGTGGGGCGCTGCGGCGCAGCATGCAAGGTGTGTGGGTGGCTGGGCAGGTGGTGATGTTTGGTGGTGTCCCACAGGAGACGTGTTCCCCCTGAGGCTGAGGCGCTGCGGCGCGGCACGGCATGCAGGGAGTGTTGGCGGCTGGGCAGGCGGTGATGTTTGGTGGTGTCCCACAGGAGACGTGTTTCCCCTGAGGGTGGGGCGCTGCGGCGCAGCATGTAAGGTGTGTGGGTGGCTGGGCAGGTGGTGATGTTTGGTGGTGTCCCACAGGAGACGCGTTCCCCCTGAGGCTGAGGcgctgcggcgcggcgcggcatgCAGGGAGTGTGGGCAGCTGGGCAGGCGGTGATGTTTGGTGGTGTCCCACAGGAGACGTGTTTCCCCTGAGGGTGGGGCGCTGCGGCGCAGCATGCAAGGTGTGTGGGTCGCTGGGCAGGTGGTGATGTTTGGTGGTGTCCCACAGGAGACGCGTTCCCCCTGAGGCTGAGGTGCTGCGGCGCGGCATGCAGGAAGTGTGGGCAGCTGGGCAGGCAGTGATGTTTGGTGGTGTCCCACAGGAGACGTGTTTCCCCTGAGGGTGGGGCGCTGCGGCGCAGCATGCAAGGTGTGTGGGTGGCTGGGCAGGTGGTGATGTTTGGTGGTGTCCCACAGGAGACGCGTTCCCCCTGAGGCTGAGGCGCTGCGGCGCAGCATGCAAGGTGTGTGGGTGGCTGGGCAGGTGGTGATGTTTGGTGGTGTCCCACAGGAGACGCGTTCCCCCTGAGGCTGAGGTTCTGCGGCGCGGCATGCAGGGAGTGTGGGCAGCTGGGCAGGCGGTGATGTTTGGTGGTGTCCCACAGGAGACGTGTTTCCCCTGAGGGTGGGGCGCTGCGGCGCAGCATGCAAGGTGTGTGGGTGGCTGGGCAGGTGGTGATGTTTGGTGGTGTCCCACAGGAGACGCGTTCCCCCTGAGGCTGAGGCGCTGCGGCGCAGCATGCAAGGTGTGTGGGTGGCTGGGCAGGTGGTGATGTTTGGTGGTGTCCCACAGGAGACGCGTTCCCCCTGAGGCTGAGGTGCTGCGGCGCGGCATGCAGGGAGTGTGGGCAGCTGGGCAGGCAGTGATGTTTGGTGGTGTCCCACAGGAGACGTGTTTCCCCTGAGGGTGGGGCGCTGCGGCGCAGCATGCAAGGTGTGTGGGTGGCTGGGCAGGTGGTGATGTTTGGTGGTGTCCCACAGGAGACGCGTTCCCCCTGAGGCTGAGGCGCTGCGGCGCAGCATGCAAGGTGTGTGGGTCGCTGGGCAGGTGGTGATGTTTGGTGGTGTCCCAAAGGAGACGCGTTCCCCCTGAGGCTGAGGTGCTGCGGCGCGGCATGCAGGGAGTGTGGGCAGCTGGGCAGGCAGTGATGTTTGGTGGTGTCCCACAGGAGACGTGTTTCCCCTGAGGGTGGGGCGCTGCGGCGCAGCATGCAAGGTGTGTGGGTGGCTGGGCAGGTGGTGATGTTTGGTGGTGTCCCACAGGAGACGCGTTCCCCCTGAGGCTGAGGCGCTGCGGCGCAGCATGCAAGGTGTGTGGGTCGCTGGGCAGGTGGTGATGTTTGGTGGTGTCCCACAGGAGACGCGTTCCCCCTGAGGCTGAGGTGCTGCGGCGCGGCATGCAGGGAGTGTGGGCAGCTGGGCAGGCAGTGATGTTTGGTGGTGTCCCACAGGAGACGTGTTTCCCCTGAGGGTGGGGCGCTGCGGCGCAGCATGCAAGGTGTGTGGGTGGCTGGGCAGGTGGTGATGTTTGGTGGTGTCCCACAGGAGACGCGTTCCCCCTGAGGCTGAGGCGCTGCGGCGCAGCATGCAAGGTGTGTGGGTGGCTGGGCAGGTGGTGATGTTTGGTGGTGTCCCACAGGAGACGTGTTTCCCCTGAGGGTGGGGCGCTGCGGCGCAGCATGCAAGGTGTGTGGGTCGCTGGGCAGGTGGTGATGTTTGGTGGTGTCCCACAGGAGACGCGTTCCCCCTGAGGCTGAGGTGCTGCGGCGCGGCATGCAGGGAGTGTGGGCAGCTGGGCAGGCAGTGATGTTTGGTGGTGTCCCACAGGAGACGTGTTTCCCCTGAGGGTGGGGCGCTGCGGCGCAGCATGCAAGGTGTGTGGGTGGCTGGGCAGGTGGTGATGTTTGGTGGTGTCCCACAGGAGACGCGTTCCCCCTGAGGCTGAGGCGCTGCGGCGCAGCATGCAAGGTGTGTGGGTGGCTGGGCAGGTGGTGATGTTTGGTGGTGTCCCACAGGAGACGCGTTCCCCCTGAGGCTGAGGCGCTGCGGCGCGGCATGCAGGGAGTGTGGGTGGCTGGGCAGGTGGTGATGTTTGGTGGTGTCCCACAGGAGACGCGTTCCCCCTGAGGCTGAGGTTCTGCGGCGCGGCATGCAGGGAGTGTGGGCGGCTGGGCAGGCGGTGATGTTTGGTGGTGTCCCACAGGAGACGCATTCCCCCTGAGGCTGAGGCGCTGCGGCGCGGCATGCAGGGTGTGTGGGTGGCTGGGCAGGTGGTGATGTTTGGTGGTGTCCCACAGGAGACGCGTTCCCCCTGAGGCTGAGGcgctgcggcgcggcgcggcatgCAGGGAGTGTGGGCAGCTGGGCAGGTGGTGATGTTTGGTGGTGTCCCACAGGAGACGCGTTCCCCCTGAGGCTGAGGCGCTGCGGCGCGGCATGCAGGGAGTGTGGGTGGCTGGGCAGGTGGTGATGTTTGGTGGTGTCCCACAGGAGACGCGTTCCCCCTGAGGCTGAGGTTCAGCAGCGCGGCATGCAGGGAGTGTGGGCAGCTGGGCAGGCAGTGATGTTTGGTGGTGTCCCACAGGAGACGTGTTTCCCCTGAGGGTGGGGCGCTGCGGCGCAGCATGCAAGGTGTGTGGGTGGCTGGGCAGGTGGTGATGTTTGGTGGTGTCCCACAGGAGACGCGTTCCCCCTGAGGCTGAGGCGCTGCGGCGCAGCATGCAAGGTGTGTGGGTGGCTGGGCAGGTGGTGATGTTTGGTGGTGTCCCACAGGAGACGCGTTCCCCCTGAGGCTGAGGCGCTGCGGCGCGGCATGCAGGGAGTGTGGGTGGCTGGGCAGGTGGTGATGTTTGGTGGTGTCCCACAGGAGACGCGTTCCCCCTGAGGCTGAGGTTCTGCGGCGCGGCATGCAGGGAGTGTGGGCGGCTGGGCAGGCGGTGATGTTTGGTGGTGTCCCACAGGAGACGCGTTCCCCCTGAGGCTGAGGCGCTGCGGCGCGGCATGCAGGGTGTGTGGGTGGCTGGGCAGGTGGTGATGTTTGGTGGTGTCCCACAGGAGACGCGTTCCCCCTGAGGCTGAGGCGCTGCGGCGCGGCCCGGCATGCAGGGAGTGTGGGCGGCTGGGCAGGCGGCGGCGCGCCTCTGCCGCGGCCTGTGCTTCGTGGCGCTCTGGTACAGCAGCATCTGCGCCGGATTCCTCTTCATCTTCTGCCCGCTGCTGCCGCTCGCCCTCCTGCACCAGAAGCTCTACCGCACCATCACCGACGTCgtcttctccatgtgggagctctaCCCGACGGTAAGTGACCAGCACAACTCTCGAATCACAACTGCGGGAAATGGTCCCCCGAGGGTAAGGAGCAAGAGAGGTCATATCGACATACGACAGGAAATGCAAAGGTACACCCCCTTGTgtattgaaccaaggacctagaaacgacacagggacttcgtcccgccgtagccccacAATAggacacagcagtccacccaccccactgccgccccacactgaacccacagttattgtgcggttcggcacccagtggacccgcccgggaacgtctcataccaggcaagtgtaaccccaaatgtttgcgtggtacagtaattatggtgtatagGTTAAaaacaggagctcagtccgtcagttcacctgatgatggcgacatgtatgatcgccgaaatattgtgcccgttggacactatagaccggcagcatacccgtggatattttgattaaaaacattcttggttgcaattttagtttatttttcaactacgcatttcgccttatttaggcatcttcaggttatcttaattggGTATTTCTTAGAAGTATCCtttataacctgaagatgcctaaataaggcgaagcacgtagttgaaaaattaaaaaactaaaattgcaactaagactgtttttaactaatactgttaagcactggtttgttgTATGCCGCATatagattggaagaatttctaattatggtgtacgcgtacgtggacacACTGTTTGCACATCAAccgccgacatagtataactgaggcggaatgaagAGAAACagtctgcattcgccgaggcagatggaaaaccgccttgaaaaccatccacaggctggccggcacaccagacatCGACACCAATCCGTCGGGCGGATtggtgctggggaccggcacgccttcccacacgggaagcagcgcattagtcggcgcggctagccgggcaggcaCACCCCCTtgcacggttcaatcccgtctccggccatcctgatttaggttttccgtgatttccctaaatcgtttcaggcaaatgccgggatggttcctttgaaagggcactgccgatttccttccgaatccttccctaaaccgagcttgcgctccgtctctaatgacctcgtcgtcgacgggacgttaaacactaaccaccaccaccacacccccTTGCAGGttgagataaaagatctttgacagcgGAGGTTTCGACCTTCACCATATCCACATGTAGGCTACAGAGGATCGTCTCGGTACTTTGGTAACGAACCGTCGGCACCGGTTTAGCGCCAGTGTGTGAGTGGTTTTTATTGGGAGCACCTCGTGGGGCCAACCGTCCTTCCAATACGCGTCACGTGCGAGCCATATCTGCTCTTCGTACAGGTGACCCAGCAACCCCTGCTGGAAGACGTGTCTTCCTCGGTAATTGGCATAATGTGGTTTCTACGTGACGGTGCTACAGCTCACTTCCACATTTCTCTGCGGAGGCATCTCACAACACCTATCCTGTGTGATGGATCGGACGAAGTGATCCAGTTGCATGTACCACCTGGTCGCTAGACACTAACccttaaaaccgagcgaggtggcgcaatggttagcacactggactcgcattcgggaggacgacggttcaatcccgcgtccggtcatcttgatttaggttttccgtgatttctctatatcgctccaggaaaatgccgggatggttcctttcaaagggcacggccgacttccttcccagtccttccctaatctgatgagaccgatgacctcgctgtctggtctccttcccaaacaacccaaccccaacccagatATGCAGGCACTAATGCAGTGCATTCGTGCAGTCTGTGACTTCTCTCAGTTGCAGGGTAGCGCATTCGAAGGTGGGTGCCACTTGCTGCTGCGTATTGTCCATGCATGTTTAGAGGCCCATCGAGGTCACTTGGAACTGCTTGTCTGGTGGTGATCTCCTTACATCACGTCATTGCACTTTATAGGCACCGTGACTTAGTAATACTTCGTAGTATAGACACCATGCATTTCTGGCCGTGTGTTTGTATGACCTTTTTTTGCTATTTCTGCTCTCTGGTATCATTTCCTGCACTTCTTCCCCATTTATCAAAGTCGCCCTGAATATTGGATCCATGCGTAAGGATGCATCGTTTCTAATAATAGAGTACTGTTTTATCCCTGATATCAGTAAGTCTTTATCTCGAGTCACAAATAAAGAATGTAACCAAACACTAGgttattttcctatgttaaaaatgttCACAGATGGTTTTTAATGTGATTGATTACAACGTTTAAATGGCATTTACTGTCAatgttctcacaaaatatctgttacttttatgtatttaaagcttaaaaatcattaaatatctggATCTGGTCACGTTATCGGAAACGCTATGCTGTTGGCTCATGTTCGGGTGATGTCACAGGCTAGGAGTAAGTCAAAGCTATACGTCTGTTATAGCAGCGTTAGCCGAAGTTACGAGGTTTTTGCATACTTTTTCTGAAAACAGTTCaactatttagtgatggaaaacgcagttacaacttttaagtaacaaagaaaggaattttgtgaacagtGATACAGGAAGCCATGCGAAAGTATATGCGTTTATGCTCTATCCATTTAGAACggcgatatgtgcaacgacggacattctGCAACATCTTTTAACTCGCTCAGAGCTAAGTAACTGTAcaacttttgcaaatgggtccgTATATAATAACTAGATTGTAGACTGTCAATCATGAGGTACGATCCAAAGCAAAATATAATTATTCTAGCACAACTTAGTGCTGATTTCACCTGTAGAACACACTCAGCAGACAACCTGCTTCTAACAGGCGTTCGGTGGCGCAGCGGATAACGCATCCGACTGCAGAGAAAGAGCTCACATATTGGAATCCAAGGACGGTCATGTGTTTTTAAAGGTTTTACGCGAAATACGAAAATAGCGCAAAAACtgattgtagcagttctttcgatTGTGGGACGTATTATACATACATTATACATAGCTTCATACTGACaaatggacaacagaggataaacgcatttactttgcgaacaaacgATTCACCTTTTTGGAAAGCATTACTAGTAGTGACAATGTCACTATACGCCCACAGTACGACGAGGTGTCGGGTAATGAGGTCAtacggagatggttcaaatggctctgagcactatgggacttaacatctgtggtcatcagtcccctagaacttagaactacttaaacctaactaacctaaggacatcacacacatccatgcccgaggcaggattcgaacctgcgaccgtagcggtcacgcggttccagactgaagcgcctagaaccgcacggctcatacggaaagatataaagTGTGTGTAACATGCAGATGACGCAAACGTAAGGTGTAACGTTgctcttggagggggggggggggggcaaaaaaagaaaaagaattgttattttatattttttttaaaaaatgtggaaaaagtgGATATTTTGGTGGGTCACTTGGCAATAGAATCAGGAATTGATTACACCactataataacatacgttgagcattaaatatctgaataagagaaacattatcatttctatgcATTTTTATATCCGCgctgtagtcatacccggaacaacactaagggaccagaagatttatggacttttaaagaaatgcaacactatacaattgaaaaaaaaaattggctcagaaataataggaaaacgataatgttccttctgcctcatgctgcgttcggcccatcagcgtgatcgtaatttctggtgatgaactaacacaaaataattatcaattgaGTGAATGAGGAGAtagaaatcatcaaggttaatttactaaaataagcacacttatctgtaacacacgttttttttaatgctacgtaccttttcatattaaattacaatagatgaccattgtggttaaatactttatgcataacagtcaaaatgtcctcttgatgctgtctgttcgtaatcagttacaagaaactacatgttttctgattgaaaaaaaaaaaataacaattagcatattcactcactattttcacataaaatataaaatacagttgctgaACGCAgaaagtccgcgtccgcctttcatagaatacaaacagtaaaaggtgagatGCCAAAatcctcatttgtcttgaaacaacagaattcttttttataccattaatcgatacatgtacataaagatttacaggcaccgcgcaagaacgacAAAGATAAAGAATAGTAGACTCCGTCACTGCTATGCgaaggttcatttcttttactttacaattattcgataactttaggctatcaggcgtttactattgagctatattaatgtttgtgacgcgaaaattactaatattacaaaggGCTGTGacgtttgtgagtgtaaactaacgttgACGTCTGAAGCAGACGTACTTCATCTTTGTGCAAGATGTTGAAACGACAAAAGTTTAAACAGTGAAGATTCTAGTTGGACAACAcaaagataaaaacattgtttctcatacagcaaaaagtgtgtggtcacattaacaaGAAACTTCTTGAACGTAGCGTGCGTGAACAGCGACTGCAACTATAAGCGCAtttaaacagcaaggaaaacaccc
Encoded proteins:
- the LOC126419715 gene encoding proline-rich protein 36-like, giving the protein MPGRAAAPQPQGERVSCGTPPNITTCPATHTPCMPRRSASASGGTRLLWDTTKHHRLPSRPHSLHAAPQNLSLRGNASPVGHHQTSPPAQPPTLPACRAAAPQPQGERVSCGTPPNITTCPATHTPCMLRRSASASGGTRLLWDTTKHHHLPSHPHTLHAAPQRPTLRGNTSPVGHHQTSLPAQLPTLPACRAAEPQPQGERVSCGTPPNITTCPATHTPCMPRRSASASGGTRLLWDTTKHHHLPSCPHSLHAAPRRSASASGGTRLLWDTTKHHHLPSHPHTLHAAPQRLSLRGNASPVGHHQTSPPAQPPTLPACRAAEPQPQGERVSCGTPPNITTCPATHTPCMPRRSASASGGTRLLWDTTKHHHLPSHPHTLHAAPQRLSLRGNASPVGHHQTSPPAQPPTHLACCAAAPHPQGKHVSCGTPPNITACPAAHTPCMPRRSTSASGGTRLLWDTTKHHHLPSDPHTLHAAPQRPTLRGNTSPVGHHQTSPPAQPPTHLACCAAAPQPQGERVSCGTPPNITTCPATHTPCMLRRSAPPSGETRLLWDTTKHHCLPSCPHSLHAAPQHLSLRGNASPVGHHQTSPPAQRPTHLACCAAAPQPQGERVSCGTPPNITTCPATHTPCMLRRSAPPSGETRLLWDTTKHHCLPSCPHSLHAAPQHLSLRGNASPLGHHQTSPPAQRPTHLACCAAAPQPQGERVSCGTPPNITTCPATHTPCMLRRSAPPSGETRLLWDTTKHHCLPSCPHSLHAAPQHLSLRGNASPVGHHQTSPPAQPPTHLACCAAAPQPQGERVSCGTPPNITTCPATHTPCMLRRSAPPSGETRLLWDTTKHHRLPSCPHSLHAAPQNLSLRGNASPVGHHQTSPPAQPPTHLACCAAAPQPQGERVSCGTPPNITTCPATHTPCMLRRSAPPSGETRLLWDTTKHHCLPSCPHFLHAAPQHLSLRGNASPVGHHQTSPPAQRPTHLACCAAAPHPQGKHVSCGTPPNITACPAAHTPCMPRRAAAPQPQGERVSCGTPPNITTCPATHTPYMLRRSAPPSGETRLLWDTTKHHRLPSRQHSLHAVPRRSASASGGTRLLWDTTKHHHLPSHPHTLHAAPQRPTLRGNTSPVGHHQTSPPAQPPTLPACRAAAPQPQGERVSCGTPPNITTCPATHACCAAAPHPQGKHVSCGTPPNITACPAAHTPCMPRRSDSASGGTRLLWDTTKHHHLPSHPHTLHAAPQRLTLRGNTSPVGHHQTSPPAQPPPSHLLHCAGEPQHQGEHASCGVSKDASRDIEAQRDTVGSRQEEKRRSEALTCACHMPRPPLHL